The sequence GTCTTCCTCGTCGTCCGCACGATGAACCGTCTGCTCCGCGAAAAGGAAGAAGCCGCCAAGCAGCCCGGCCTGGAACAGAAGCCCGCCCTCTCGACGCAGGAACGCCTGCTCACCGACATCCGCGATCTCCTGGCGAGCGGCACACAACCCGAGCCCGCCAAGCCAGCGCCCGAGCCGCAGACCTCGTGATCGTGACGCTGCGTCTCGGCAGGCGCATGCCTCGGATTTTCATTGAGTGGACGCTTCTCGATCGGTACGTTCTTCGCCAACCGCCGCGCGAAGACGTCCACCTGGGAGACTGCCCATGCCCTGCCGTTCGACCCTTTGTTTCGCCCTGCTCGTTGCCGCTCCGGCGTCGGCCCAGTTCGTCACCGGCGTGACTCGTCCGTTCTTCCCTGGAAGCCCGGACGACAACACCGTCGACGCCTTCCTCGTCGACAACGCCACCGGCCAGTCGACGTTCCTTTTCAATCCCGACACGCTGCCAAGCACCGCGCCCGGCTTCACGGGCCTTGCCGCAAATGACCCGGCCGGCCTGATCTACGGCAGCACCCGCAACGGTCCCGACGACGACCTCTACGTCTTCGACTACGCCACCTTCACCCCGACGCTCATCGGCGAGGTCTTCATCAACGACGCGGGCACCATCAACAGCATTAGCCTCTCCGGGCTCGCCTACGACTCCACACGCGACGTGCTCTACGGCGTCCGCAGCCTCGGCGGAAGCACCGGACCCGAGGGCCTTTACTCCATCGACACCACCACCGCCGAGGCAAAGCTCGTCCTCGAGCTGGACGACGGCACCTTCGACTTCCAGGTCGACGGCATCGACTACGACCCCGTCACTGACCTCCTCTACGTCGCCGACGACGACACCAGCGGCCCGGGCGGTTCGGGCATCTTCAGCTTCGACCCGGCCAACCCAGGAGCAGGCCTGACGTTCGTCACCTCGTACGAGTCGCCCATCAACGACGTCGACGGCCTAGGCGCGGGCGATGGCAAGCTCTTCCTGCTCAGCGACTCGCCCGAAGGCAACGGCGGCAACCACTACGTCTACGACATCGCCACCGACACCTTCGACATCCTCGCGCCAACGCCTTACGACCCGCGCGACATCTCCAACATCGGCCCGCTCAACCCATCCGGCGCCGGCGCCTTCGCCCCGGGCCTGATCCCAGAACCAACCACCGCCACCCTCCTCGCCCTCGGCAGCCTCGCCCTGCTTCGTCGGCGGCATTGATCTGTCAGCCCGCGAAACGCTCGCTGATCCAGTCGGCGATCTGCGTCATCGTCGCCTCGTCGAAGGTCACGTCGATACGGCCGTACTCATTCGGCAGGCCGGTTGTTGCCGGTTGGAAGAGATGGTTCACACTTGGCACGACGACGATCGTCGCGTCGTCGTTGCGCGACAGCAGCTCTTCCAGCACGGGTTGGCTTTGCTCGGCGGACACTTGCAGGTCCTTCTCGCCGAGCAACGCGAGGAACGGCACCCGCGTTTGGCGAATGTCGTCGGCCGGGTCGTGTTGCAGGAAGCCCAGGAGCCAAGGCTGCGTCGCCTGTTCGACCGTCGCAGCGATAGCCGGCTGAAGCTGCGGCGGAATCGCAGTGCCATCCGGCAGGCCGACCTGACGACGCACGAGCGCGGCCACCAGCTCGGTCAGCTCGTCACGCGGTGCCTCGTCGACGGCCGCCTGAAAGGCCTCCCGCGCGGCCTTGCCGACGGCGTTCGCCTGGTCCTGCGTCGCACCTGCCGCAAGGAACAAATCGACGTTCTGGCGTGCCAGCACGTCGAGCCCCGTCAGCGCGGGACCCGCGAGCGTGATGACGAACGCGATGCCGTCGTCCTCGGCAGCGATCATCGGGGCGACGTAGCCGCCTTCGCTGTGGCCGATGAGACCGACGACGCTCGTCTTGTCGTGCTTCCTCAGCCAGTCCGCAGCGGCCGCGGCATCGTCGGCAAAGTCGCGTGTGGTCGCCGACGCGAAGTCGCCGGTGCTTTGTCCGAAACCGCGATCGTCGTAGCGCAGGACGACGATGCCCGCCCGCGTCAGCCGGTCGGCCAGAACGAGAAACGGCTTGTGCCCTGCGATCTCCTCATCGCGATTCTGAGGCCCACTGCCCGTGATCAGCACCGCCGCCGGGAACGGACCTTCTCCAGGGGGAATCGTCACCGTCCCGGCCAGCGTCACGCCCTCTGCCGTGCTCTCGATCATCACGTCGAACGCCTCGTAAGGCAGCTCACCCGTCGGCTCCTGCGGCCGAGCAGAAGACAATGCAGCTTGGGTGAGAAGCAGCAGAATGGTCAACAAGCGATTCATACCGATCGCCACCCACTTCGACGCGATGCGTTGCGTCGGCGAGTCGCAATCGACAGCGCGCTCCGCTCACGGTCGGCCGTAGCCGGTCGGGGGTTGGCCGAAGCGCTGACGAAACCGCCGGCTGAAGTGCGGCGGATCGTGGAAGCCGCAGGCGACGGAGACTTCCTTCACCGAGAGCCCGCTTGTCGCCAGCAGATGGGCGGCGTGCTGGAGACGAAGTTCCTCAGCGTGCCTGGCCGGTGAGACGCCGAGCGACTCGCGAAAAAGCTTCGTCAATCTCGGCGTGCTAACGCATGCGACGTCGGCAAGCTCGTCCACACTCACGCGGCGATCGAGGTTCTGGCGCGCAAACTCCGACGCTGCACGCACACGCGGGTCGACGCGTCGCCCGGCACCGGCCTGCGTGGAGCACCAGAGCAACGACGCCTCGATCGCATTGGTCGCCAGTCGATCGGCCCCTGGCAGTGGGGACTGCGACAGCTCGCTCGCGCGACCGAGTGCGGAACTCGCTTCGGCAAACGCCCGCGCATCGGTCAGCCGCGTGACCGCCAAGCC is a genomic window of Planctomycetota bacterium containing:
- a CDS encoding alpha/beta hydrolase — its product is MNRLLTILLLLTQAALSSARPQEPTGELPYEAFDVMIESTAEGVTLAGTVTIPPGEGPFPAAVLITGSGPQNRDEEIAGHKPFLVLADRLTRAGIVVLRYDDRGFGQSTGDFASATTRDFADDAAAAADWLRKHDKTSVVGLIGHSEGGYVAPMIAAEDDGIAFVITLAGPALTGLDVLARQNVDLFLAAGATQDQANAVGKAAREAFQAAVDEAPRDELTELVAALVRRQVGLPDGTAIPPQLQPAIAATVEQATQPWLLGFLQHDPADDIRQTRVPFLALLGEKDLQVSAEQSQPVLEELLSRNDDATIVVVPSVNHLFQPATTGLPNEYGRIDVTFDEATMTQIADWISERFAG
- a CDS encoding helix-turn-helix domain-containing protein, whose product is MADRPTRVNAHSVGGSVARHPLPIVGYFDCGPRYGTVRGGREDVLLFVVESGAGVFRVGDATHRVSAGEAAVWLPDSPQDYRTCPSTGTWRFRFAHVMPRADWWSWLVWSNPLDGLAVTRLTDARAFAEASSALGRASELSQSPLPGADRLATNAIEASLLWCSTQAGAGRRVDPRVRAASEFARQNLDRRVSVDELADVACVSTPRLTKLFRESLGVSPARHAEELRLQHAAHLLATSGLSVKEVSVACGFHDPPHFSRRFRQRFGQPPTGYGRP